The Pusillibacter faecalis genome has a window encoding:
- the fba gene encoding class II fructose-1,6-bisphosphate aldolase produces the protein MPLVTTTEMFKKAYNGGYAIGAFNVNNMEIVQGITEAAKELEAPLILQVSKGARAYANHTYLMKLVEAAVIETGLPICLHLDHGDSFELCKSCIDGGFTSVMIDASSKPFAENIEITKKVVEYAHDHGVVVEAELGTLAGIEDEVQVSAEDSSYTHPEEVEEFVSKTGCDSLAIAIGTSHGAYKFKPGTKPQLRFDVLDEVVKRLPGFPIVLHGSSSVPQEFVEKINKFGGNMPGAIGVPEDQLRQAARSAVCKINIDSDLRLAMTATIREYFAEHPGDFDPRQYLKPARQAIKEMVAHKIVDVLGCDHKAF, from the coding sequence ACGTCAATAACATGGAGATTGTTCAGGGAATCACCGAGGCCGCCAAAGAACTGGAGGCCCCGCTTATTTTGCAGGTATCCAAAGGGGCCCGTGCCTATGCTAACCACACATATCTGATGAAGCTGGTGGAGGCAGCCGTAATTGAGACTGGGCTGCCCATCTGCCTGCACCTGGACCATGGCGACAGTTTTGAACTGTGCAAGAGCTGTATTGACGGCGGCTTTACCTCTGTGATGATTGACGCATCCAGCAAGCCCTTTGCTGAGAATATTGAGATCACAAAGAAGGTTGTTGAGTATGCGCATGACCACGGCGTGGTGGTAGAGGCGGAGCTGGGCACCTTGGCAGGCATTGAGGATGAGGTACAGGTCTCCGCCGAGGATTCCTCCTACACGCATCCTGAGGAGGTTGAGGAGTTCGTCTCCAAAACCGGCTGCGACTCTTTGGCTATTGCAATCGGCACCAGCCACGGCGCTTATAAATTTAAACCCGGTACCAAGCCGCAGCTGCGCTTTGACGTGTTGGACGAGGTGGTGAAGCGGCTTCCCGGTTTCCCCATTGTGCTTCACGGGTCTTCCTCTGTTCCGCAGGAGTTTGTTGAGAAAATCAACAAGTTTGGCGGTAATATGCCCGGAGCGATTGGCGTGCCGGAGGATCAGCTGCGCCAAGCTGCCCGCAGCGCCGTGTGCAAGATCAATATTGACTCGGACCTGCGCCTTGCCATGACAGCTACCATCCGGGAGTACTTTGCAGAGCATCCTGGAGACTTTGATCCTCGGCAGTACCTGAAGCCTGCCCGGCAGGCCATCAAAGAGATGGTTGCCCACAAGATTGTGGATGTTCTGGGCTGTGACCACAAGGCATTCTAA